A genomic stretch from Setaria viridis chromosome 1, Setaria_viridis_v4.0, whole genome shotgun sequence includes:
- the LOC117854957 gene encoding peptidyl-prolyl cis-trans isomerase FKBP16-1, chloroplastic isoform X1, whose translation MESASLTPLGNPFPCTSQSPRCRCPSESKKIRLACRRRASSLKATCDLSRRRAVSGMVVLGAAASCIDPLAVASPAQAAIQEPDIIRYRKLDSGVILEDVVEGEGPEAREDDLVQFNYVCRRANGYFVHSTVDQFSGESNPVTLPLGGEEMIRGLKDVLIGMKAGGKRRALIPPEVGYISETLKPIPEEFGPRRSLLSHAKEPLVFEVQLLKVL comes from the exons ATGGAGTCTGCGTCGCTCACGCCACTCGGCAATCCATTCCCGTGCACCTCCCAGTCTCCAAG aTGCCGGTGTCCATCGGAGTCCAAGAAGATCCGGTTGGCATGCCGCAGGAGGGCTTCCTCTCTGAAGGCAACCTGTGATCTCTCTAGGCGGAGGGCAGTTTCAGGGATGGTGGTTCTTGGCGCAGCCGCCTCATGCATCGATCCTCTTGCCGTCGCATCGCCTGCGCAGGCAGCGATTCAGGAGCCTGACATTATCAG GTACCGGAAGCTGGACAGTGGAGTCATACTCGAAG ATGTCGTCGAAGGGGAGGGACCTGAAGCACGGGAAGACGATCTGGTGCAGTTCAACTATGTCTGCCGCCGCGCAAATGGTTATTTCGTGCATAG CACGGTGGACCAGTTCAGCGGTGAGAGCAATCCGGTGACGCTTCCACTAGGCGGAGAAGAG ATGATTCGAGGCCTTAAAGATGTCCTAATCGGGATGAAGGCTGGAG GCAAGAGGAGGGCTCTAATTCCTCCTGAAGTTGGCTACATCAGCGAGACCTTGAAGCCCATACCAGAAGAG TTTGGACCACGGCGGAGTCTGCTGTCTCATGCCAAGGAGCCACTAGTGTTTGAGGTTCAGTTGCTGAAGGTCCTGTGA
- the LOC117838749 gene encoding uncharacterized protein translates to MMHKRSKSCEPYSKMEDHVGCSGGATSCDDSATAGGRAPPPSAAAAQCSTVSVYLAKISGAPRLVTAVWSKNLINQSFTISIDRPGDDGGDGPVTHKVELKPWPFWSKKGNKALDVGGGDRADIFWDLRGAKFAGGGSPEPAGGYYVAVVSNDEVVLLLGDGKKDAYKRTKSRPSLEDAVLVCRRESVFGRRSFAARARLDARRSKEHEIVVECSPAAGAIRDPELWVTVDGFVLLHVKNLQWKFRGNETVLVDQAPVQVIWDVHDWLFAGPGSQAAFVFKPGAAPEIQEDSGGNGIQSEGTDFCFFLQAWRTE, encoded by the coding sequence ATGATGCACAAGCGCTCCAAATCCTGCGAGCCGTACAGCAAGATGGAGGACCACGTCgggtgcagcggcggcgcgacgtCGTGCGACgactccgccaccgccggcggcagggcgccgccgccctcggccgccgcggcgcagtGCTCCACGGTGTCGGTGTACCTCGCCAAGATCAGCGGCGCCCCGCGCCTCGTCACCGCCGTCTGGAGCAAGAACCTCATCAACCAGTCCTTCACCATCTCCATCGACCGgcccggcgacgacggcggcgacgggccggTCACCCACAAGGTGGAGctcaagccgtggccgttctgGAGCAAGaagggcaacaaggcgctcgacgtcggcggcggcgaccgcgctgACATATTCTGGGACCTGCGCGGGGCCAagttcgccggcggcggcagcccggAGCCCGCCGGCGGGTACTACGTCGCGGTGGTGAGCAACGACGaggtcgtcctcctcctcggcgacgGCAAGAAGGACGCCTACAAGCGGACCAAGTCCCGGCCGTCGCTGGAGGACGCCGTGCTTGTGTGCCGCCGGGAGAGCGTGTTCGGCCGCCGGAGcttcgcggcgcgcgcgcggctcgACGCCAGGAGGAGCAAGGAGCACGAGATCGTCGTCGAgtgctcgccggccgccggcgccatcaGGGACCCGGAGCTGTGGGTCACGGTCGACGGCTTCGTCCTGCTGCACGTCAAGAACCTGCAGTGGAAGTTCCGGGGCAACGAGACGGTGCTCGTCGACCAGGCGCCGGTGCAGGTGATCTGGGACGTGCACGACTGGCTCTTCGCCGGGCCAGGCTCGCAAGCGGCCTTCGTCTTCAagcccggcgcggcgccggagaTCCAGGAGGACAGCGGAGGGAATGGCATCCAGAGTGAAGGGACTGACTTCTGTTTCTTCCTTCAGGCATGGAGGACGGAATGA
- the LOC117854957 gene encoding peptidyl-prolyl cis-trans isomerase FKBP16-1, chloroplastic isoform X2 — MVVLGAAASCIDPLAVASPAQAAIQEPDIIRYRKLDSGVILEDVVEGEGPEAREDDLVQFNYVCRRANGYFVHSTVDQFSGESNPVTLPLGGEEMIRGLKDVLIGMKAGGKRRALIPPEVGYISETLKPIPEEFGPRRSLLSHAKEPLVFEVQLLKVL; from the exons ATGGTGGTTCTTGGCGCAGCCGCCTCATGCATCGATCCTCTTGCCGTCGCATCGCCTGCGCAGGCAGCGATTCAGGAGCCTGACATTATCAG GTACCGGAAGCTGGACAGTGGAGTCATACTCGAAG ATGTCGTCGAAGGGGAGGGACCTGAAGCACGGGAAGACGATCTGGTGCAGTTCAACTATGTCTGCCGCCGCGCAAATGGTTATTTCGTGCATAG CACGGTGGACCAGTTCAGCGGTGAGAGCAATCCGGTGACGCTTCCACTAGGCGGAGAAGAG ATGATTCGAGGCCTTAAAGATGTCCTAATCGGGATGAAGGCTGGAG GCAAGAGGAGGGCTCTAATTCCTCCTGAAGTTGGCTACATCAGCGAGACCTTGAAGCCCATACCAGAAGAG TTTGGACCACGGCGGAGTCTGCTGTCTCATGCCAAGGAGCCACTAGTGTTTGAGGTTCAGTTGCTGAAGGTCCTGTGA
- the LOC117849387 gene encoding uncharacterized protein yields MARGEAGGDAGKGEEPARSEIPDEITDEILLRLPSRSALARAAAASGDFRALVSSPRFLRRHRALHRDPGALLGVFTFSLSSDGGDGTGFHPAEPPHPAAAAARAVAGAADFSFGFLPADPSAADGAGAEAEAEGWIVRDYRDGRFLLDRVASGTERGTVFTELAVCDPLSRRYALLPPIPEDLAATVDGVLNVFGGRRACEPFLAPAEACCDDPDAAPPFTVFWTARCQRKVAAFAFSSSDGRWRALPSPDCFIWRRHRSPFSCPMHTVWNRRHYAHGRFYWVDCLTNRWLVLDTRAMELALSIIPSPAGYWEEHVAVVEAPDGNVGVFAHDFHHPGGKADLHYYTIVQDADGPRWRLENTIPLPWPAAYHRPFCLRGTANGCLILEVSEEKPAFMASYRVRDAELFKIDVNSFQLEKICQARCAGGAAGQCCWPYFGFPPSLSVPTV; encoded by the coding sequence ATGGCCCGCGGCGAGGCAGGAGGCGACGCCGGCAAGGGCGAGGAGCCGGCCCGCAGCGAGATCCCCGACGAGATCACGGACGAGATCCTGCTCCGCCTGCCCTCCCGCTCCGCgctggcgcgcgccgccgccgccagcggcgaCTTCCGCGCGCTCGTCTCCTCCCCGcgcttcctccgccgccaccgcgcgctGCACCGGGACCCCGGCGCGCTCCTCGGGGTCTTCACCTTCTCCCtcagcagcgacggcggcgacggcacggGCTTCCACCCCGCGGAGCCGCCgcacccggcggcggccgccgcccgcgccgtcgccggcgccgcggactTCTCCTTCGGGTTCCTCCCGGCGGATCCCTCCGCCGCGGACGGAGCcggagccgaagccgaagccgaggGGTGGATAGTCCGGGACTACCGCGACGGCCGCTTCCTCCTCGACCGCGTGGCGTCGGGGACCGAGAGGGGCACCGTGTTCACCGAACTCGCCGTCTGCGACCCCCTCTCCCGCCGCTACGCCCTGCTCCCGCCCATCCCGGAGGACCTCGCGGCGACCGTCGACGGCGTGCTCAACGTcttcggcggccggcgcgcgtgcGAGCCCTTCCTTGCCCCCGCCGAGGCCTGCTGCGACGATCCCGACGCGGCGCCGCCCTTCACCGTGTTCTGGACGGCCCGGTGCCAGCGGAAGGTCGCCGCCTTCGCCTTCTCCTCGAGCGACGGGCGGTGGCGCGCGCTCCCGTCGCCGGACTGCTTCATCTGGCGCCGGCACAGGTCGCCGTTCAGCTGCCCGATGCACACCGTCTGGAACCGGCGGCACTACGCGCACGGCCGCTTCTACTGGGTGGACTGCCTCACCAACCGGTGGCTCGTGCTCGACACGCGCGCTATGGAGCTCGCCCTCTCCATCATCCCCTCGCCGGCCGGCTACTGGGAGGagcacgtcgccgtcgtcgaggcCCCCGACGGGAACGTCGGCGTGTTCGCGCATGACTTCCACCACCCCGGCGGCAAAGCCGATCTCCACTACTACACGATCGTGCAGGACGCCGACGGGCCGCGGTGGCGGCTGGAGAACACGATCCCGctgccatggccggcggcgtaCCACCGGCCGTTCTGCCTCCGGGGCACGGCCAACGGGTGCTTGATCCTCGAGGTCAGCGAGGAGAAGCCGGCGTTCATGGCGAGCTACCGCGTCAGGGACGCCGAGCTGTTCAAAATCGACGTCAACAGCTTCCAGCTGGAGAAGATCTGCCAGGCACGGTGCGCCGGTGGTGCTGCCGGGCAGTGTTGCTGGCCGTACTTCGGATTCCCGCCATCGCTGTCCGTGCCCACTGTATGA
- the LOC117849397 gene encoding putative F-box protein At2g02030: MDCNSDDLDKQNETTEAQVYVPQDAQGIVLAFLPGRVVVKLRSVCKFWRDCIEEPNFVDRHLNNACRFHQSIACFTVLDHGLVHLYTFDPATMNFRSVELVFSNRFQMSGPCNGLVCAYDIKGNAEVLNPTTRKHLRLPDSVLKSRSLCSEYFVGFVHSTKQYKVVSVRHCVQFLAFEICTIGVLSWRTIRESAELLKATKAVIVNGSMYWLLLNEASSSFSRDILMLNLTDETFTKIAIPDAVRKHDLELFEGEGKLLSLSNHCDGSSGNIVSDIWVVDLTHQEDWIHLHTVALRIPVGMSPFFQLKRKIFFGNQNRLICIDLQDCTVSYINMPSGETLISCGMFVESFAPAVTGLVSSTASSYGNSSGVNEPSSADPGPSFRGAGSSSSSLGRGKSCGFTGWSSADLERSFKRTKRTMNMVWKISKHRAI, encoded by the coding sequence ATGGACTGCAACAGCGATGATCTTGATAAGCAAAATGAAACAACAGAAGCTCAAGTATACGTTCCTCAGGATGCCCAAGGGATTGTCCTTGCTTTTCTTCCTGGTAGGGTTGTAGTCAAGCTTCGCAGTGTATGCAAGTTCTGGCGTGACTGCATTGAAGAACCTAATTTTGTGGACCGTCACCTCAACAATGCTTGCCGCTTCCACCAGTCCATTGCTTGTTTCACCGTGCTTGATCATGGCCTAGTCCACTTGTACACATTTGATCCTGCAACAATGAATTTCAGAAGCGTGGAACTTGTGTTCTCAAATAGGTTTCAGATGTCAGGCCCCTGCAATGGCTTAGTGTGCGCGTATGATATAAAAGGCAATGCTGAGGTCTTGAATCCCACAACAAGGAAGCATTTGAGACTGCCAGATTCCGTACTCAAGTCACGGTCTCTTTGCTCTGAATATTTTGTTGGATTTGTGCACTCCACAAAACAGTACAAGGTGGTCTCTGTCCGTCACTGTGTGCAGTTCTTGGCATTTGAAATATGCACTATCGGTGTGCTGTCATGGAGGACCATACGTGAATCTGCAGAGCTTCTAAAGGCAACGAAGGCAGTCATTGTTAATGGTAGCATGTACTGGCTACTTCTTAACGAGGCATCCTCCAGCTTTTCTCGAGATATCCTTATGCTCAATCTGACGGATGAGACGTTCACAAAAATTGCCATCCCAGATGCTGTAAGAAAACATGATTTGGAACTATTTGAGGGGGAAGGAAAGCTTCTTTCATTGTCAAATCATTGTGATGGATCATCTGGCAATATAGTTTCTGATATTTGGGTGGTGGACTTGACTCATCAAGAAGACTGGATCCACTTGCATACCGTTGCTCTTAGGATACCTGTGGGCATGAGCCCATTTTTCCAGCTCAAGAGGAAGATCTTCTTTGGCAACCAAAACAGACTCATTTGCATAGATCTTCAGGATTGTACAGTTTCGTACATCAACATGCCTTCTGGCGAGACTTTGATATCTTGTGGCATGTTTGTGGAGAGTTTTGCACCTGCTGTGACTGGCTTGGTGAGCTCGACTGCGTCATCATATGGAAACAGTTCTGGTGTCAATGAACCATCCTCAGCAGACCCTGGACCATCTTTTCGAGGCGCTgggtcatcctcttcctcgttaGGCCGTGGTAAATCTTGCGGTTTCACTGGATGGTCCTCAGCTGACCTCGAGCGGTCCTTTAAGAGAACAAAGAGAACGATGAACATGGTGTGGAAGATATCGAAACACAGAGCAATCTAG
- the LOC117838759 gene encoding large ribosomal subunit protein bL12m produces MSLCTIARRLCLSRPSSSSRLSAVWAHLYSTEAAKDTGAKKYKYPDVYDPYGPMPPPSEKVVDLADRIAALPPEEIKQIAPALLLRLNQEPPQAISGQGFSFGAQGGSGAGAAKAEEKKAEKTVFDVKLEKFDAAAKIKIIKEIRTFTDLGLKEAKELVEKAPVILKQSLTKEEAEAIIAKIKAAGGVAVME; encoded by the coding sequence ATGAGTCTCTGTACAATAGCAAGACGGCTATGTCTTTCAAGACCGTCCTCTAGCAGTCGTCTTTCAGCAGTTTGGGCCCATCTATACAGCACCGAGGCTGCAAAGGACACAGGTGCTAAGAAGTACAAATACCCTGATGTATATGATCCTTATGGGCCCATGCCACCACCATCAGAGAAAGTTGTGGATCTTGCTGATCGCATTGCTGCTCTCCCTCCTGAGGAGATCAAACAGATTGCTCCAGCCCTCCTCTTAAGACTGAACCAAGAGCCACCTCAGGCGATATCAGGCCAGGGTTTCAGTTTTGGTGCTCAGGGTGGttctggtgctggtgctgcaaAGGCTGAGGAGAAGAAAGCTGAGAAGACAGTCTTCGATGTGAAGCTGGAGAAATTTGATGCTGCTGCAAAGATCAAGATTATCAAGGAGATCCGGACGTTTACGGATTTGGGGCTGAAGGAGGCGAAGGAGCTTGTAGAGAAGGCTCCTGTCATTCTGAAGCAATCGCTCACAAAGGAGGAAGCAGAAGCAATCATAGCAAAGATCAAGGCTGCTGGTGGTGTTGCCGTGATGGAGTGA